From the Juglans microcarpa x Juglans regia isolate MS1-56 chromosome 7D, Jm3101_v1.0, whole genome shotgun sequence genome, the window ctaaggttcaaatcttcttgtgtgcaaacaatttctagggggccatcggactggggggAACTTCTCCTTGAATTttccgaggtgcacttgcagaaaACTCTTTGTCAAGGGCCTGTGCACTACCGAGATTAGTCAggactttgttcttggacaccccgatgccaataaaaaaaaaaaagagtaatgatttGTGCAAGTCCCAAAGAGACAAGCCCTGCACAGTcactttgtaaaaaagtggaccccaccataaaaaagtgtaaaaaaaccttttcttttttagtggGACCCACTTTTCTTACAAAGGGCCTGTCCGGGGCTTGTAcctactcaaaaaaaaaaatctggttcCTTGTTCAAGTTaagcctgggttttttttttgtttggtattTTCCTAAAAGGAAACCATCATCTGCTTGGATATGATTGCACTTCAGAAACATGCATCCATAATTATGTCCTCTTTGTTGTTATGATGcctaataaaatgaaatttggaCGGAATCTACTGCAAGAAAATGGTATTACTCAAACATGGactttaaagttaaaaaatctaGTGCTTTTGTGGatctactttttatatatatatatatatagttctatAAGTAGATTCgtagatttatatttttatgaatccacttctatcaaaagaaaataatttttctagatCGACTTCCTCTCTTCGTTGATCATCATTCAATTTTGTTCTGGATCACCATTGATTGACTTCTCTGCTGATTTTTGGGCTTCAGGTCAAGGAATTAGCTGAGAAGGCAAGGGCAGGGAAGCTTTTGCCAAATGAATTCCAAGGAGGAACTTTTaggtaaaaatattgtatgtcctttattgttttttaatgtCCTCTACTGCACACACTGTTTGTTTAGATATTATCCCTGGTGACCGAATTATTTATTCACTTTGTTAAgagatacaattttaaaattttattctttgtcTTTATGCAGCATTTCAAACTTGGGAATGTTTCCCGTGGACAATTTTTGTGCAATTATAAACCCCCCACAGGTTCTCTCCGTCTAACTTGATCTACTTCTACTTATTTCTTTATTTGGTCAGTAACATTACAAGTGATGATATCAGCTCTAGACTacagaatttttattttgatcagTCAGCTCTAGAATACAGAAATCCCCTGGTAAAAATTAATTGATCCATGTTAAAATTGATGGTattcttttcattctcaaaaATTAAATGGAGGATTTCTCTCTTTGTTAGAGGAACGCCAAGGGTTATTTCAAGAACTCTAATATTAAGAGGACATAAATTTAGGGTTGCTTTGAACTCGACAGTTTGCTCGACAGTTTCATTTTGCATATGGGGCAAATAACCTTACCCATTTTCTTAATGCAACCTgcctaaataaaatttatcgaCGGTAGTTTGAGCtgccaaatctttttttttttttttttgcaccatCATCTTTCCCATTTTCAGATTATCAAAAATGGTTTAAAAAAGGATAGCAAATCCCTGCAGTACTCTTACATTTATTGATATTGCATGCATTATTGTCTCTTGTATCAATTTGTTCATTTCCTGCAGTCTGGCATCCTAGCTGTTGGTAGAGGCAACAAAGTTGTTGAACCAGTAATTGGAAGTGATGGTAAGATATTTCTTGCCCATTATTCGTAATAGTGTAAACCTTTAATACCGGATTGGATgacacaatttattttttacccaGGAGTTGAGAAGCCTGCCATTGTCACAAAAATGAACCTAACATTATCTGCTGATCATCGTGTTTTTGATGGCAAAGTTGGAGGTACAATCTTCTTTTTCCAATATGGAAGGTTTTGTGCTAATGTTCCATATGAATCTTTCTGAATTCTCTATGCTATTCAAAATCAGTTTCTATATCTTTTAGTTTAGGACCATTTATCTTGCAAACACTGTCTTGCACAGTGGACAATGGTATATGGTTTTGCTACTTCTTAAGCCATCTGGTTTTGTAGCCACGTTAAATGTGAGCAATCGTGACACGAGGCCACAGGCCCACGGTTGACTTATCAGAGAAGTTGGCTACTAAATTGCCCCTGCATTGGGTAACAGACCAAGCTCTTGCTTGGCTTGAATGTGGTGATGGGTTTGGTGAATCACAAATTGGGGGCCTCACTGCACACAATATTTGAACCGTTTTGATATTGGAAACCAGTGAAGCTCAGACTTGAAAAATGCACTAAATTCTAATTGCTGGTGACAGAAAAATATAACCGACAAAGGGTTCTGATTTATTGTTCTTGTTTAAATTTGTAGTCTTCTATTATCTTGATCATTGGCTCATGAGATGATTTGCTATATAAGCAGTTGGAGGCTGTTTGAATGCCCGTGATAACATAGCCTCATCAGTcatctctatttatattattggaGTACTTGCTTATCGGGTTAAGGCTATTCTATCTTGCAGGTGCATTTCTCTCAGCTTTGCGTTCAAACTTTAGTGATATCCGAAGACTTCTTTTGTAATAAGATGAATGGAGCTCTCAAATTGACTCATGGGACTTTCCAGAGATCAACCATGGAGGCGGATGCAATTCAAAATTCGGtcgagattttttttagattaaccatgttattttttttcgtGGAGTATCTCTGCTTGATTTGCTATTCTTGTACCATCTTGTTTACGGGTTTTTTGTTGGTTCCTTCCAACTCCCCCACGGAGAACTGAATGGTTGAGTGCATAAGCCATGAGGTTTTGCATTTTGGTTTCAAATGCTGAGGTTTAAAAGACAATTACTCTGAAGTTTTCTGGACGAGAAAACGAAACAATTGTGCCAATGTTTTGGTCTTTTTCATCAAACAGCTTTATGTTACAGTAGGAATAATGATGTATAAAAgaacaatgaaaaaataaatctcttttaCAGTGAATTTATTCTTGTGTCAAGTTATCAACAACCTTCGAGAAATTTTTCCGGACAGTAATATTGATTGTATTGATGATGGTGGTGATGGTGAAATGTCCACTTTTAGTTCCTTAATGAGACCAAAGCTCGATTCTAATCTTCGTTTGGATAATCTGCTATATCCGTCTGTTGCAATAGAGTATAACATGCATTCTACGGCCACAAATTTAAGTAGACCATTTACAGGGGGCTGCTGTTTTCCTATTGTGGGAAGGTCAGAATGTTTAATGACCAAATGACAGGGAGCTAATAGCCTAATACCCCATGTTTTACACTAAGCAATGTGCCAGTTAGAGCATTAACTGCAACAGAAGCTACAGAAATAAGAAATTGAACAAGGGAACAACAAAAGACCAGAGTAAATTAATCTCTAAAAACTGAGCAAGGATTATGCCAATTGCCAGTTAGATCACAAAATAAACAAACCTCATTGTCACCCTGACCCTTTGTATTAAAACAACCCCATGACATTGACAAAAAGTAGAGCAGATACACTGACCATCTTCAACCCAGATACACAGTCACTATGGACTGAAAAACTCTCTTGGAATTTTTAGGATCCACACTGCGGCTGGCAATCTAAAATAAGAGGAGAAAGGAAAGGACACATTTGCTTCTTTAGAACTCTAGAGAAAAGTAAGGAACAATTTCGATTTCCTGAATAATTATCAGAAGATTCTCTCTAATTAAAGAATTGTTGTCAATCTAGGGTAGCCCCTTTGACAGCAAGTGGTTCATACCATTGAGGGCCAAACCCAGCAGCTTTTCTTGCCTCTTCATTGAAAGGTGGTTTCAATGGTCCTCTGAAGTATTTCCTCACTATTGAGTGAAACTTCTGAATTACTTCATCTTCCTCCTGCGTTGTTTCACTTTCTCCAGCCCCACCTGGAGATTCCAAGCCGCCCTGATCCTGAGCTGGATTTCTAGCCCTCAGGCAAAGATATTTAAACCATTTAACCCCAGCAGTACAATGGGTAATCTCCTCTGGGTAAACCACTCTCTCTAGTAATTCTGCTGTCTCATTATCACCTCCATTGCGAAAACGAGAAATTGTTGTGGGCAGCACATCAAGTCCTCTGGCCTGCGTTCAAACTCAAATAGTATGAAAACGTCATTCACTGATGGAAGGTTTAGACACCAAAAAAAGGATATAGTCTAGTGTGCATTAAAACTCCATGAGACCTTACGCACACATAGAATATATGGCTAGAGCCACAAACATAGAATATACAAACTACATAAATGTATGTACGGAAAAACGTATGTATTTGAAATTCATAGTCAATTACTCCGGTGACCCCACGGTCCATATTGGTCCAAATAAATCcttttcaaaacagtaagtttttttataaaaaaaaaaaaaaaaattacatacaagGATAAAGCACCTCGTGGACACAATGCTCAACCGCCAGACGTGCCAGGAGATCGTTGGAAGTAGCAGTAGCAGAGTCCCATAGGCCATCGTGAGCAGGTAATGCTCCATAGAAAGAACCCATCTCTGTCAGCCGCTTCAGTAGGAGAGTGAAGTGTCGGCCCTCATCTTGAGCCACCTTAACAAAATCGGTGAAGAACTCTCTCGGCATTGCCTCTTGCTTACCGAAACGAGCAATTATATCCTATAAGAATCCagaattactatttttttataagataattataaaacagaccaaagaaaaacaatgcatgagatgcatagAAAGGGAAATTAATGCATCCATAAGAGAGTAGGTTAAAGTACATGAGCATGTCTTTGAATAACTCAGGCGTGCTTTCTTCACATTTGGATATCAGTTCTTTGCCTTCGAAAGGTAAAAACAGTATCAACGTGCgcccaaaataaaattttcgaaaatttatttcaaacttTCTTTTTAATGGGTAAAATCTTCTTTCATGCATGATCTCCGAATGCATAATCCTCTGTTAGATCTTCCGAAAGAATGATTTTCTGGGTTATAACAAAAACAATTAGCAACAACTCCTAACAAGAACTGTTTCGCGAAACACAAAGAAATGAGTGAAAGAAATAGTACCCAAGACAAGTCAATAGCCCAGCTCTCCGTGTGCACAAGACTATGAACAATGGCCTGCCTACTCTGCAAGCTACCCGCTTTTCCGAGCTTCGGCATGAGACTCGGTGACACCAACTTAACCTGCGTAAAAGTTTTCATTGCCGCATTTCATCGAACGATAGATTCAAATGTGCATTCCAATATAATCAAATCATTACGGGGAGCTTTCAAGTGAAAATACACTGGCGAGCCTGGCGGGGCGTTCTGGGACGGGGAGGTCCACGGAAGGGTCGTAGGGCTGAATGATGGTTCCCTGAAGCCATTGAGAAGCGAAGGAGTCGCCGATCCGGGCCTTCTCGTATGGATCCGCCGTGTCGAGGACTCGTAGCGCTGCCTCTACTAAGGTCTCGGCTCCATCTTGCTGCCGTTTTCTCTCGTTCAAAACCGTGCATGAGAATTTCATCTCGCACGGCTCCGGAGttataaacaaagaaaaactcgtcttctttgcctttttttttatattatcttctTCGTGCGGCTCTAagttataaaagaaagaaagcagtcttctttcccctttttttttttttttttattagtttcttTTCTGCTTTGCCATCAGTAATACAAGACAGATTTGGTCCTAGGGCACAGATTTGGGCCTAGGGCACAACCCATTTGGACCCTAGGCCCAGGGATACTTATTTTAATACTGATTTCCAGCTTCCATCCCCCAGTGTCCCGCGCGCACTCGCACACGCATTTCTGCAGTgcctcgaaaaaaaaaaataggcaaaTGAGTCAACTCGCGTGCCCCAGGACGGAGTCGACTCACCATAGGCTCCACGAGTTCGCCAAAACCGCCCTCATCAAGATCTTCGCCCACCCTTACGCCAGTGTATGCGAGTTGTACTGTGGAGGAGGACTGTACATGGACAAGTGGGACGAAGCCCAAATTGGTCACTACATGGGAATTggtatataatttgttttttcttttttaattttcgtgGATTTTGCGTTTTGGTTGCATTTATTTGTTAGCTATTTTGTAAGTGAAATGAGATTGGGTTCTTTGTTAATGCTGTAGATGTATCGTCCTCTGGAATAAGCCAAATAAGAGAAGCGTGGGAGAGCCAGAGGAAGGCTTATACTTCTGAGTTCTTTGAGCTAGACCCTTGCTTGGTGATCTTTtcattcttattattaattactacTTGTCTACCCTTCTtcattttcacttatttttatgACGCAGTACTACTTCAGTAATGTGTTCCCGGATGctagaatttattttgatagCTCTATGCTATGAATTATTGCTGTTGTGTTTGGATGCTGCATTATCTTAGCTGGGACTTAGGTTGCTTTAATTTTCATCCAGACATTTTTTTCTATCCTCCTTACTTGACATTAT encodes:
- the LOC121238598 gene encoding uncharacterized protein HI_0077 is translated as MKFSCTVLNERKRQQDGAETLVEAALRVLDTADPYEKARIGDSFASQWLQGTIIQPYDPSVDLPVPERPARLASVKLVSPSLMPKLGKAGSLQSRQAIVHSLVHTESWAIDLSWDIIARFGKQEAMPREFFTDFVKVAQDEGRHFTLLLKRLTEMGSFYGALPAHDGLWDSATATSNDLLARLAVEHCVHEARGLDVLPTTISRFRNGGDNETAELLERVVYPEEITHCTAGVKWFKYLCLRARNPAQDQGGLESPGGAGESETTQEEDEVIQKFHSIVRKYFRGPLKPPFNEEARKAAGFGPQWYEPLAVKGATLD